The following proteins are co-located in the Candidatus Cloacimonadota bacterium genome:
- a CDS encoding ferritin, producing the protein MFSEKLEKELNLQINKEFYAQYLYLSMSAYAESIGLDGIAHWFRAQSEEEYTHAMKIFDFVNEKGGRVILEPIKKPKHDFKSVKQLFELALEHEKFVTDSINKLLELAMKEKEHSTVSFLKWFVDEQVEEEDSVNNILDKFQYIKDSGMGLIHLNNALGNRK; encoded by the coding sequence ATGTTCAGCGAGAAATTAGAAAAGGAATTGAATCTGCAAATTAACAAAGAGTTTTATGCCCAGTATCTATACCTATCTATGTCTGCTTATGCAGAATCGATAGGTCTCGATGGTATTGCTCATTGGTTTAGAGCACAGTCAGAAGAAGAGTACACACATGCCATGAAGATCTTTGATTTCGTTAATGAGAAAGGTGGTCGGGTTATATTAGAACCTATCAAGAAACCTAAACACGATTTTAAATCAGTTAAACAGCTGTTTGAACTTGCTTTAGAGCATGAAAAATTCGTTACAGATTCGATTAATAAACTCTTAGAATTAGCAATGAAAGAGAAAGAGCATTCGACAGTAAGCTTTCTCAAATGGTTCGTTGATGAACAGGTCGAAGAAGAAGATAGTGTAAACAATATTCTCGACAAATTTCAATACATCAAAGATAGTGGCATGGGTCTAATACATCTCAACAATGCATTAGGCAACAGAAAGTAA
- a CDS encoding desulfoferrodoxin, whose protein sequence is MTVLRELYYCEICHNLVEIVQEGQTALVCCGQDMSKLVAKTEDQGLEKHVPVVEKSDNGVLVKVGSVEHPMEEKHHIKFIEVLTKNMVYRAELKPGDKPQAFFPVKFDDITEVREFCNIHSLWKK, encoded by the coding sequence ATGACAGTTTTAAGAGAACTATATTACTGTGAAATTTGTCATAATCTGGTAGAAATAGTACAAGAGGGTCAGACAGCTCTTGTCTGCTGTGGTCAGGATATGTCAAAATTAGTAGCAAAAACAGAAGATCAGGGACTCGAAAAACATGTACCCGTTGTTGAAAAAAGCGATAATGGAGTTTTAGTAAAAGTAGGTTCTGTTGAGCATCCAATGGAAGAAAAACATCACATTAAGTTCATTGAAGTTTTAACTAAGAATATGGTTTATCGTGCAGAGTTAAAACCGGGTGATAAACCTCAGGCATTCTTTCCTGTTAAGTTCGATGATATAACCGAAGTTCGTGAATTTTGTAATATCCACAGTTTATGGAAAAAGTAA
- a CDS encoding rubrerythrin family protein, which produces MIPFKESKTASNLMKAFAGESQARMRYTYYASVAKKQGYLQIADIFLETAENEKEHAKLFLKQLIKNGVEGEPVEIIASYPAALSTETKNNLAYAAAGENEEWTDLYPTFAKIADEEGFKEVADTFRLVALVEKKHETRYRKLHQNVSNDKVFKKETQVQWICRNCGHIVDCPEAPEECPVCKHSRDYFQVFVENY; this is translated from the coding sequence ATGATCCCGTTTAAAGAATCAAAAACAGCTTCAAATCTAATGAAAGCTTTCGCTGGTGAATCTCAAGCAAGAATGAGATACACTTATTATGCTTCTGTCGCAAAAAAACAAGGTTATTTACAAATAGCCGATATCTTTCTGGAAACAGCAGAAAATGAGAAGGAACATGCCAAGCTCTTTCTAAAACAGTTAATTAAGAATGGTGTTGAAGGAGAACCTGTGGAAATTATAGCTTCATATCCAGCAGCACTTTCTACTGAAACAAAGAATAATCTAGCTTATGCTGCTGCGGGAGAGAATGAAGAATGGACTGACTTGTACCCTACCTTTGCTAAGATAGCAGATGAAGAGGGCTTTAAAGAAGTTGCTGATACCTTTAGATTAGTGGCATTGGTTGAGAAAAAACACGAAACCCGGTATCGCAAACTACACCAAAATGTCTCAAATGATAAGGTTTTCAAAAAAGAAACTCAAGTGCAATGGATTTGTAGAAATTGCGGACATATTGTCGATTGTCCGGAAGCACCGGAAGAATGCCCAGTCTGCAAACATTCACGTGATTATTTCCAAGTATTCGTTGAGAATTATTAA
- a CDS encoding rubredoxin, whose amino-acid sequence MQKYICDACGFVYDPVENDNVPFEDLPEDYVCPVCGVGKDMFSPIED is encoded by the coding sequence ATGCAAAAATATATTTGTGATGCATGTGGCTTTGTCTATGATCCCGTAGAGAATGATAATGTTCCATTCGAAGATCTGCCTGAAGACTATGTTTGTCCTGTTTGCGGTGTCGGCAAAGATATGTTTAGTCCTATCGAAGACTAA